The DNA segment tatttaaTTGTTGAGAAGGTTGTGTTTAAAATCCAAACCATCCAACAAAAACAGCGACATTTCTCAGATCCCCTTCCTCTATCAaaccagaagaagaagaagaagaagaaagaaaaatgggagTCGTGACGAAGCTCGCTGACGCATTTCTGTTCGTCTTCTTCCTTTTGACCGCGGTGTTGGCGCCGCTCTTCGACGCCCAGTCGTGTCTACCTGAAACCTTCTTCCCCAAATCGCTGGTGGACCTCAAAGACTGGTACAGCGTTGAGTACGGAGACTACATGGTGGCCGAGAAGCCTGGATTCTACGTGGGGGTCATCTGGCTGGAGCTTTTATTCCAGTGGCCCCTCTCTCTCCTCAACCTTTACGCCGTTGTCGCCGGAGCTGCCTGGTTCCCCACCACCTGCTTGATCTACGGAGCCTCTGTTCTCGGTTCCATGGTATTTCCTCTTcctatcttaattttatttatttattattatttctcgTAGGTTTTTGATTTCGGATATCTTAACAAAATCTTATATCTTGTGTTTTTGTTTGGAAAatgaatgttttcaaaaaattggtttttaaaaaagcAATTTTCGAAACAAATTCTTCATGATTTTGGAGTTGAAGTGGAGGTTTGGATTTGCAGGCAGCTATAATAGGAGAATTGGTGACATCGGGCAGGGCATCGGAAACGCTGCTGATGGTGTACTACCCTTTCTTGGGGCTTGCTGTCTTGGCCATTTTACGCGGTCTGCTCTCACGCTCCTCCGCCAGGTCTACTCCCACCTCTGCCAAAGGACTAGCCTCTAGGAAAAAGAGGGCTTAAAGGCTTGCCACTGACTCAAACTTTGTAATCCTCTGCTTTCACTCAACTTGATTGTTATGATTTTCCCATTCAGAGTCTCATTGTATTGAGGAAACCCTTGTCAGTGATTGGACTCATTCAAACTAAGCTCTTTGGTAATCATTTACCTTTGAGTTTGTGTTCCATATTTTCGTTTCCCATCAGGGTAAGGCCATGTTTGTTTACTCAAAATTTTGATGGAAAagtgtgaggaaaagaaaatccatgtttaatccttcaaaattttgagagaaaatataagtaaaaagaaaaagtcataaaaaaatttgttgtgGGTCTCCAATAagacttaatatttattatttaattacttaaattgattttaaattaaatcatacttaaaaaactttaacttaaaacttattttttacttttaagtattaagattatttgataaaattaatttaaaatttatcttatattatcaaattaacatatttatccttgtagttataattaatgtttattattattaaatttagttaatatttatttttattaatcttaaataataaatttatttattaaacttttATGCTTAAAGTATTTTAGATATATAACATAACTatataattttagttataaaaaagagttataaatatgaaatcatGATGGTTAAGTACATCCTTATTAGATgtgagtaaaaaaataaattaattattttaacttaatattataaatactaaattattttatcaaacatatttaatatatttaataacttaaattattaaatcactttaagtcattaatataatttcctAAACATCCTTagtcctaaaaatacaaagaaaaaataatttttaaatatttaattttactatataaaatatgaaaaatgaatataattaaaattaattaaaaaaattatacattttagaATTGCTTCATCTTTTTATGAGTTAAGATAAGTGaaatatttttccaataaaTTCTACTTTTTGTCCTGCATTTTCATTaacttattatatatattttttctcaaatttttgaaaatcaaagatagcaaaaaacaataaattatttttatatgctaaaaataaataaaataattttgaataaaaagaaaaaaataatttattaattttaaatcttttttattttttatttacttcttcTCTATATTCTCTCTCACATTTtctatcaaatatttgaaattattttttctcttttttctttctttagtattttcatGGAATCAAACACATGCCACATCAAAGAGTGGTTCCCGCTGTGAAACAATTGTGATCCGGGAGCCTAAACTGTAAACATTGGCACATCGGCAATCAAAGAAATTGAGGATATAAATCTGGAAGGCTAATGTCCTAAGGTACCCAACCTGCTCAGACTTCAAAAATTTCCCAAAATGCAATGGCAATGGTCATATGAAACAaaagagatgatttccaaatAGAAAGAAATCACTGGTAAAAAAGGTGAAATAAGTTCTTGTACAATAACACTAAACATATACTTCTGCACATCCAGGTAGTGAAAAGGGTGAAATAAGTTCTGACAAATGAGAAAGGAGTTCACAACAATGGTCAATGGATCAGTGTGATGacaatgaaataaaaacaaattagaaaaaaaaaaaaaaatcctagatCCTCCCATGATATGAAAATCTAATCAggtgaagaaaatgaaaggggATGAGAAATCAGCATCCCactaatgatttttcttttagattttagGTGATTCATTAGTCAGCATGATATAATCCATCCACCAGACTCCCTGGTGCCAAAGTTGAGAAACTAGGAAACCAAAATAATTGACAAAAATGGTTTTCACCTTCCTAAAACATGCAGCATTATGGAAAACCCTCTCAGCTTCACTCACATCAAATACAAGAAATATATCATTAGCAACCAGGTGAAAGATGGGCACGATATTCACCAGGGAAATTGTCTGGCCACAACCATAGTCTTGAATTCTTCTGCAAGCACACCACCTTACCATCTAGCACACGCCATAGCATTACCCTCAATCCGTTGAGTTCTCATGTAGGATTACATACTCACGGCTGCCAATTCATCAAAAGAAATGGGGTATGAAGGTCAGAACTATAATCTGAAGATGGGAAAAGTTATAAAGCATGCAATGGCAACTACAACAAGTGGAAAGGCTAAGTTGAGTGCATCAGGTTTTCAAATGGTATCATAAGAATGCACATGATAACAGATTATCACCACAGTTGCCACAAAGAAACAAATCCATAGAAACTACATTTATGGCCAACAAATATCAACAAATCAACCCATTTGCCCAACAGGGAGTTCTTTTGAGCATCATGCTTCCGGCTAAGGGCAATTTGCTCATTAACCCTTCCTACAGCTTCACACTCTGGAGGAGTGAAAGTTCATTTGCTAATATTTAGTAATTATGTGCATTAGAGAGGTATGGTCAAGGTAAAGGACAGCtttgagaaaaataatcattttggCAAGATTACAAAGTGGTAAAGACAAAATTGATGCAAAATGGAGAGCATGCATTCTCTCCtaggatgaaaatgagattcaCCCTTTTATATTACAAAGAATCTGCATTTGCAAACTAACATAGCTGAGAAAAAAGCATAGGAAGTCACCCAGTTTGCCTatggaaacaaatttttattgacCGGTTGTTTTCATGCTTTTGTTTTTGGGTAAAACATATGCCAAGCAGCCAAGAGAATCTTCTGTAATAAATCTCTATTTTCGTTCATGTGCTAGGCAATTGTCTGTATATACCAAGGAGAAAGATAGTTTAAAAACCCTGAAGAGGTTGTTAGATCTCTCCCTAATATGGCTATGAGTACAATAGCAAGAATGTTGCATATTCTTGACAACTATGAGCATATTTTATAGCTGATACATGCAATTATCTACATGAATTGAGTTTGTCCATAGAAAGGCAAAAACAGACAAACAAGATAAGGTATGCCATAACTTCAACCATTGCTCATTTTCTATCCTCAGACTAGTCCGCCAACCTTCCAATGTGATAGAAAAGGAAGCCAGAGGGCATGTCCACAgtattttgtattttcatttccaACTTCATGAAAGCTATCCTCCCCTCAAGACCAGCAATTCCTCTCTTCCccaggaaaagaaagaaaaaccttatttaCTTGTCATGATGTATACCACAATTGCAGTTAAAATTTCCAATcaaggagagaaaaacaaaactgaaATATGTCAGCACAGGATCGACAAAGTTTACATGCCAAAGCAGGGATAATGGAATGAATAGTATAACAGATCACAGCAATCAAAGAATATATCTTTACTCATGGCATACCTACTGTTACCAAATTTAATAGTGTCCTTTTCAAATAGTTCATAGTAGCGCTGAGGTTCAATGCGACTATCCTGAAAGCACAAAGAGAAAATgttaaaggaaaaaatgaaatgagaacTGGCTTCAGACATGGTCAATTTTTCATATCCACAAAAACCACACACTCATGTGCATACAAATTCACACGATTGGTAAGATGGAGTTTAATGACAAGCTTACATTAATGAAAGTTCCATTTGTACTTCCCAGATCCATCAAGTAAGGCCTAAAGCAGCagaaattcaaaacaattaGACTTGAGAAGCACTTTGTTAAAGAAGTTGACAGCAAAAAGGCATTCCTTTTTAAATTAGTCCAAGGATCTTAGCTTACCGGACTTGTTTTGATAACATGCCATCAGGTTGCTCTTTTTCAATTTGCCTAATCAAgagtaaacaaacaaataaaataaaataaaaagttggaaaaacaataaaatcaaatcaaaatatgttCTACCGGAACTGAACAACAGCATGTTGCTTGCTGCAGGAAGGGTGGTCTGTGGGAACATCTGCcacccttctctctctcccaaaaAGATAACAGCTCTGGCGATGTATGTAAAGGGGCTCTGTTCATCAGAATATTTGCTCAGAAAATCAAAGTGATAAAGCAACAAGAACATGAAAATGACCCAAATCAAGATATCACATGCTACACAGAATTGAAAATTTACATAAGAACAGGCAAATATACCATAACAAACCAATTGAAGCCAATCACCAAACCACCTTTTTGCTGCTTATCAAACTTCCCAGCTTTCCACAGCCCAATAAAAGATTTTTAACTGAGGAAGGAAAAACCCATTGCACCCCAAAAATTGCAAGCAACATATCCCACAAACTAAACAGCCCTTCATTTATGCTTGTTCACGTCTTACAAGGTAAATCCAATACATATGGTGATCAAAACAGAGGATCAGCACTTGTAAATGAATGGGTCCTATTTCAGGGATCTACATAGGAAAATGTTAAAACAGTTGCACAAAATGAGGCCATTTTTTCATAAGTGATCTATTTTGTTACTTTTATCTAAAAGGAAAATGCTGTCGTATTACACAGTTCAGATTGTTTGTAACTGGTGTGCAGCAACTTTTATACTCCATTTAAGGATCAACCTACCAAGAATAAGCTATGTGTAGGACTAGAGTGCTAAGGAATCCAGTAAACAAGATATCCAACCAAACAGTCAGAACAACCACTACTTTGTAACTTTGGCATCCCTAGCTATGTTTGACTGACGAGTTCTCATGCAAAGAATACTCATCTGACTGAGAAGGCAAAGGTGTCTTTAACACAATTTCTCTCTCTCATCTTTCCAATGATAAAGATGTATATAAGCATCCCAAAAGCAATTACAATAATTTACATGAGCCTTGTAAGACTCTGAATACCTAATGATCATGTAACTATAAAAATTTTAGTACTTTGCCATTGATGCATTCCAGTTTTCATTAGAGCatcatatatcatatcatatggaataaatttttaaaaagcaaaaaataaaagaacaccATCTATAGTACAATGTGTGAAAATCTGAAGATGGAAGTGAATGAAAAATGAATCTAGACATAACCGAGAAATAACACTGAGAATAGAGTTATGAGTAGATGAAATGAAAACATAAGTGCCATTAAACTAACCATTGAGAACTTCACCAGCCTTAAAAACATAGAGTCGCCATCTTATATCTGGTTTTCGAGCTTCAGGAGGTTCAGTGAACAACAAGGTGATACCTGACATGAAGAAACTTCTGATTAACAAAGTCGAACAGTACAATCTCAACGACCATAGGACCATTTCTCAACTGCAAAACAAATTAGTTGGATCAAATTTTAATACTGAGAGTGCAAGCATGATTAAGTTCTACCTGTATAGAACAGGACATAGGATAATTAAAATCCAAACATTGTAGTGGTATCCTTCCACCTTCATGTTTACATTTATGGAGTGCCAGGCAGTGATGGCCACAGATGGGATGGATTTTAGTAAGTAGGAGGAAGcagattaattttttaattgaacaTTAGCATGTAAATCAATTGTTTATCATATCCTTGACAACCTTCAATCatttagattttatttgtcTACCTGGAAATACATTTTCCAGTTAAGAACTTGGATATCCTTGCACAACCTGGGAAATCATTTTTGAGATTAATAAAGCAGTATATCCATCTCCacttatatatatttgaatccTGAAGGATCTAATCATTTAGAAGTTGTAAACGAGACTGAGGGTAAGGAAGCGATAAAAACCGTCTAGGATGGAAGGTCCTCCAGGGTATTTTTACCCTGTAAGGAATACAGTGCCCAAGTTTACTGTTAAGATgtgaaaacaaaatggaaaacaGAGCTGACTTTTAAGATTCAAGTAACACTGTTTCTCTGCTAGATGCCTTTCTTGGAATTCTCATTAAAACTTTCCCTAAAAGGACCTTCCATTGTGGAAAACTCTGCCAAACACAACATTAGTTTTTAGAATGAAGCTCACACCTGCCAAAACTGCATAAAGGTTTCAGAAACTGAGTCAACAGACATATGTGCCATTATAATGGTAAGCAAATTCTCTATGAAACAGCTCTCACTGGAAATCAACATATGGTAAGACCCTTCATGGTGTGGAAGAAGGCTAAATCCTGAGAGAGAAGTAATTGAAACTACATTGAGCATCATGATTTGGACTGGATCTCTGGTGTGGGTGTGGACCATGTGGTGCTTCAGCACACTTGATGTGTTGTGTGACCGTGCATTTGGAGGTTGATCTTACATGTAaacccacccccacccccaccaaaAGGAGAAAAGGCAACTAGAACAACAATCATATAGCATGCTGCACCACTCTTTACATACAGAAATAGGAGGAGATGTGCCAAACACCAAACCTCCATCCAAAATGCAGACACAAactatgaaaaagaaatgaaagaaataaaggagaaaaacaaCTATAACAATCATTGTATAGCATGTTGCGCCATTCTTCACATATATACAGGAGGAAGTGTGTGAAAGAAGCCATCCATAAAGTTTGCAAGAAGGAATAGAAATATAATTGTATAGTATGTTGCAGCAATCTTCACATACATAAATAGGAAGAGGGGATGGATAATGCCAAATAGGTGCTACTTTTGCAAACAAGAAGAATCAGTTTGatcatttacttattcactgTGCCAAAGCAAGTATTTTGTTGCATCTATACTTGTGTTTGGTGTGACATGGGTGAGGCACTCCATGGTTAGAGAGAACCTTCTAAGTTGGCACAGTTATTTTGTAgggggaaaaaggaagaaatctTGGAGGCAGCCCCCTCATGTCTATTGTGGACtctttggaaggagagaaacaGGAGGTCAGTTAAGGATAATGAGAAGCTGAATCAAACTATTAAATATGCTTCTATAGCCAGTTTCTTGGAATGGGTTAAGTTGTATATAGGCTTTGTAGATTGGTTATGTTTGAAGTAAGGAGAAggaggttgttttttgttttctctttccttGTTTTGCCTTTTGACATATATTATATACCTTGTGTGTACTTTGTTGTGGTTTTTAAGGCACTATTAATACATTCTCTTTTATTGCCtatcacaaaaaaagaaaaaaaaaggaaaaaaaaaaaaaaaaagaagaggtgTGCCAAGCAAAGAATGAATTAAACATGACACAGAACAATATATTCTACAAGGagggagagaggagagaggagagaggagagagaagagagaaagagtAAAGGAAATAAATGAAAGAGAATACCGGGAGCTAATCTCAAATTACCAAAGCTCACAACAGACCAGCACAAAGCATTGAAGTAAAAAGGTGCATATCCTACCACTTGGAACATTGTGATGACCTTCTGTCAAATCTTCTTTTTCCTCATATTAGTAGGGCCCCATTTAATGGGCCCTGGAGCCTGACTCAATTAGCAAATGGTTTGGGTGGGGATGATGGGATTCTAGGATTGGTTCCAAAGAAATacattcttaataaataaataaataaagagccCTTTAAGTACCCCAcagaaaagaaagtgtgaaatTTTTTCGTCAGAATTTTGGGCCTCACCTCTAACACGATTGGTTTCTGAGGCAAGCTTTCCAGACAGCTCAAAAGAAGGTTTTTGCTGCAAATAATAACACACATGTTAggcaacaaaaaagaaagactGCAGCAAACAGCCTTactttaaaataatgaaaatgctCGGTTACGTGTCTAAGAAATATGCCTACTCATTGcctttgattttatttccagGTTATGTGAATGCAGCAGATGATCGATACACTTCAAAGCAGCAGAACCAAGTCAAATCattaccttttgtttttcttctatgGCCTCCTCTGCAGCATTCATCTTTGCTATTGAGTCATCATCCCTGCACAAGGAGATAACAAATCATCACAATTCCTACTGTAATGATATTGCTGCCGTTTGAACAGAGATTTTGTAAGTCAAGGAAAACTAAAGTATAAACAAGATAATGAACATACCCTGCTATTGggattttttaataattcataaaaattagCATAAtctatcaaaatatttgaaataaaagaaatcaattaaCAATAGAGTTGAGACTCTGAAGATGAATGATTTGGGAAATATTCCAATAACATTTCAGAGGATAGGCTAAATGTCTTCTGGTGGAACCAGAAAACAAGATCAGTGTggcaaaattgaaaataattagtatGAGATACTGTTCATTATTATGgacttattattaaaaattggtCACTGAAATTACAGAGAAGAGGCAAAATGTTTACTTTTCTTGATACAGAGAATGATGAACCAATGAAGGTGCTAACTTGCTACTTTCTAGAACAGATCTAAttaatgttttgaattttgCTAGCTAGTTTAAGCTCCAGTCAAGCATCTTGAtgttcaaaggaagaaaaagctTCACACATCCATGCAATACAACTAATCAGAcgtt comes from the Vitis vinifera cultivar Pinot Noir 40024 chromosome 12, ASM3070453v1 genome and includes:
- the LOC100267032 gene encoding FHA domain-containing protein DDL isoform X1 — protein: MPRHSSDRSASPVRGRESPHKRSQSRKERSPGRRRSSQRSKSPAKNSSSHRTRSPDREKRSSRARSPRHAESNSPLPRSPSPRTKRLKRAQAEREVEKVTEKEYEKNGSKDRERARHREKSSEREVPREKAERRSEKDNASGEFSRSRRERERSVSPTIHHHRGRHSSHSPPRDAKNGYDEGTNSRGAKQQRDDDSIAKMNAAEEAIEEKQKQKPSFELSGKLASETNRVRGITLLFTEPPEARKPDIRWRLYVFKAGEVLNEPLYIHRQSCYLFGRERRVADVPTDHPSCSKQHAVVQFRQIEKEQPDGMLSKQVRPYLMDLGSTNGTFINDSRIEPQRYYELFEKDTIKFGNSRYAMSKDIFFDCCDLLYYSFHYPCFGM
- the LOC100258497 gene encoding uncharacterized protein LOC100258497, which produces MGVVTKLADAFLFVFFLLTAVLAPLFDAQSCLPETFFPKSLVDLKDWYSVEYGDYMVAEKPGFYVGVIWLELLFQWPLSLLNLYAVVAGAAWFPTTCLIYGASVLGSMAAIIGELVTSGRASETLLMVYYPFLGLAVLAILRGLLSRSSARSTPTSAKGLASRKKRA